A stretch of Gossypium hirsutum isolate 1008001.06 chromosome A06, Gossypium_hirsutum_v2.1, whole genome shotgun sequence DNA encodes these proteins:
- the LOC107963147 gene encoding uncharacterized protein encodes MDPDKTMADDVESNAPALAEGAVHLIIDLPQKEENRAETRDARKRHTSKSFPSQSKKSRDVYSRFHASAGHSYRDRQKQDSDFKSQTTSVASVGNARSSKPECHHYGRNHLGKCRMNDGTCFRCGSQNNFIKDCPEMNDKEKFQSTRPSGTNSKGRPQKNVRVGAGSKNVTRGTTVRSEARALARTYAICAREDASSPDVITGTFSL; translated from the exons atggatcccgacaAAACTAtggcagatgatgtagaaagtaacgcacCGGCTCTCGCTGAAGGGGCGGTCCATCTTATAATCGACCTCCCACA aaaagaagaaaaccgAGCTGAAACTAGAGATGCAAGGAAGAGGCATACgagcaagtcatttccatctcagtctaagaaatctagagatgTCTACTCTCGTTTCCACGCATCTGCTGGACATTCGTACCGAGATCGTCAGAAGCAAGATTCAGATTTTAAGTCTCAGACAACATCAGTGGCTAGTGTGGGCAATGCCAGATCTTCCAAACCAGAGTGCCACCATTATGGTAGAAATCACTTAGGCAAGTGTAGAATGAACGATGGAACTTGTTTCCGATGTGGTTCTCAAAAcaactttatcaaagattgccctgAGATGAATGATAAAGAAAAGTTTCAAAGTACAAGGCCAAGTGGCACCAATTCTAAAGGAAGGCCTCAGAAGAATGTTAGAGTTGGGGCTGGTAGCAAGAATGTGACGAGAGGCACCACCGTAAGGTCTGAAGCTAGAGCTCTGGCTAGAACCTATGCCATATGTGCACGTGAAGATGCAtcctctcctgatgtgatcaccggtacattttctctctaa